The Salvelinus sp. IW2-2015 unplaced genomic scaffold, ASM291031v2 Un_scaffold629, whole genome shotgun sequence region CTTCCTCAGCCACCCATCTTCGCTAGTATAGGAACMGCAAAGCCGGGCAACTGTCTCACCCTGAGAGAAGGCGAATCCAAGCGCTCCTTCCTCAACCGAGTCCCTGAGCTGAACCCCAGGGTGGCCATGTCACCCTCGTTCCTCAAGCCCAGGAACGTGGTGGCCTTCCGGAGCTACTGCAGCTCCATCAACCGCTCCAACATGTCGGGGAGCTCACGCCTCAGCCTGGGCTCTGTGGAGCCTATGGATATGGCCACCTCCGCCTCCTACCACAGTATGCCCGCTGCTGTCACACCAGTCCAGAAGAGACCCAGCTCCAACAACTCCCTCGATCAGGTAGATGCACAGTCAAATTCCAGGGGTGGTGGATACAGAGTCGAGATTCAGGGGTGGAGGGTACTGGGCTAAGTTGAAAATGTAGGACCTAAATATAGCTTCAGAGAACTTACATTACACATGACACTTTATCAGTTATTTATTCATTTGTTTCCTAATTTAAGACCCCGCAGTCYTCGACCACCTCCCACACTCCGTTCAGGACCCCTAAGAGTGTCCGACGTGGTCCTGTACCCGTGGAGGGAGTACCGATTTTAGGCACCCCAGATTACCTAGCCCCAGAGCTGCTATTGGGGAAACGACATGGTAAGAGTTGACCCATTTCTTGTTTGGGACGTCAAAACATTTCAGTCATATTTAAAGGTTAGAACTTCCTTTCTAAGTGTTCTGATACTTCCTGCTTGGAGTTGTAtgtttatgataacatagctacagtatttcctgtcccaaattgtaatcagtaatgtaatcagattacattcKgttacttttagattactttccccttacgaggcattagaagaagacaaaagtgaattgttaccaattgaacgacatctattgcaggataaatcaatgttaaagtttacatagttGGCCATTTACTTTATGGGTTGTTTATGTAGGCATCTTCTAACCCATCGTTTTCTACTACATCATTTAATCTTATTATTATACATCTTTACATTACAAAccaaaaccaaagtctatcagaattccagtcattccaatacatGTTATACCCCTTTGAtattcaagaataggacttggaaatatggaagtatagattggccaaattgttttacctgagcatgacccccaaaactaaggaccagtcctactctgttgtttatgattttgttgtcaatagtgaatatatcaaaactatgaaataacacatatggaatcatgtagtaaccaacacaGTGTTCAACAAACAAATTAAAAGCAATACaatttcaaccccccccccccctctcacatCGTATTtgaaggtgtgtttgtgtgtgtgtggatcttaCAATTATCCCAAATTGTACATTGAAACACTAAGCCTAATGTTGTCCAATTGTTTCAGTTCCTGCTTCC contains the following coding sequences:
- the LOC112068636 gene encoding serine/threonine-protein kinase greatwall; this encodes MSIVNSPTPKRSAQSAKEGHWALFELDDRRYDPAISPSTPLLPQPPIFASIGTAKPGNCLTLREGESKRSFLNRVPELNPRVAMSPSFLKPRNVVAFRSYCSSINRSNMSGSSRLSLGSVEPMDMATSASYHSMPAAVTPVQKRPSSNNSLDQTPQSSTTSHTPFRTPKSVRRGPVPVEGVPILGTPDYLAPELLLGKRHDIPWPDGEEELSQNSRNAIEILLTMDMNKRAGFKELREPHSVCRFGLG